The nucleotide sequence TACAGAAATTAGGAGCTAATATTTGTATAAAAAATAATTATATTATTGCATCTATAGATAATAAATTTATAGGATCTCATATTTTAATGAAAAAAAATAGTGTAGGTGCTACCATTAGCGTTATTTTAGCTTCAATTTATGCTAAGAATACAACTATTATAGATAATGCAGCACAGGAACCAGAAATAGAAGATTTAATTAATTTTTTAAATATTATGGGAGCTAATATTAAAGGAGGTGGAACCAAAAAAATAATAATTAAAGGTGTCTTAAAATTAAAAGGAGGTATTTATAGAATTATGGATGATAGAATAGAAGCAGGGACTTTTTTAATAGCTGCGGCAATATCAAAAGGTTATATTTTATGTAAAAATACTAATCCTAAAAATTTAAAAATAGTATTAAAAAAATTAAAATATACAGGAGCAGAAATTAAAATAGGAAAAAATTGGTGTAGCATTAATATGCATAACAAGCGACCAAAAGCTGTAAATATTATAACAGGTCCTTATCCTAAATTTCCTACAGATATGCAACCTCAATTTACTTTATTAAATTGTATTTCTTTAGGTTCTAGTATAGTAGAAGAAACTATTTTTGAAAATCGTTTTTTATATATACATGAATTAAATAAAATGGGAGCTAAAATTTTTATAAATAAAAATAAAGTATTTTGTCAAGGAGTTTCAACACTTTATAGTACACAAAAAATTAAAGCTACAGATTTAAGAGCATCAATTAGTTTAGTTTTAGCTGCATGTATTGCTATTGGAATAACTATTATTGATAATATTGATTACATCGATAGAGGATATGAAAATATAGAAAAAAAATTAATTTCTTTAGGAGCAAAAATTAAAAGATTAAAATAAAAGAATTAATGACATAAAAATTATTAAATAATGTAAATTATATTAAATTTTTTATGTCATTAATTCTTTAAAATATTTTAAAAGGATAATAATAAATGTATGCTGTTTTTGACAATCACGGGAAACAATATAAAGTTATTCAAGGTCAAATTATTAAAATAGAAAAGATTCCAGGTAATATTGGAGATAAAATTGAATTTAAAAATATTTTAATAATATATGATAAAAATCAAATCAATATAGGAAATCCTATTATTCCAGGTGCTAAAATAATAGCACAATTAATTTTACATGGTAAAAATAAGAAAATTAAAATAATTAAATTTCGTCGAAGAAAGCATTTTAGAAAAACACAAGGACATCGTCAATTATTTACTAATATAAAAATTCTTAAAATTCAATATTTAATATAGGAAATATTTTATGGCACATAAAAAAGCTGGTGGTTCTTCTAGAAATGGTAGAGATTCGCATTCCAAAAGATTGGGTATTAAATGTTTTGGAGGAGAAA is from Enterobacteriaceae endosymbiont of Donacia bicoloricornis and encodes:
- the murA gene encoding UDP-N-acetylglucosamine 1-carboxyvinyltransferase, which produces MSKFIIKGPVKLNGEVNISGSKNAALPILFASLLIKEVIEIKNIPKIKDIDVVIKLFIHLGVKIKNDKSLIINASNLYKKFNFPKNLIKSIRASIWLVSPLLVRLKKINMSLPGGCSIGMRPIDLHIKYLQKLGANICIKNNYIIASIDNKFIGSHILMKKNSVGATISVILASIYAKNTTIIDNAAQEPEIEDLINFLNIMGANIKGGGTKKIIIKGVLKLKGGIYRIMDDRIEAGTFLIAAAISKGYILCKNTNPKNLKIVLKKLKYTGAEIKIGKNWCSINMHNKRPKAVNIITGPYPKFPTDMQPQFTLLNCISLGSSIVEETIFENRFLYIHELNKMGAKIFINKNKVFCQGVSTLYSTQKIKATDLRASISLVLAACIAIGITIIDNIDYIDRGYENIEKKLISLGAKIKRLK
- the rplU gene encoding 50S ribosomal protein L21; translation: MYAVFDNHGKQYKVIQGQIIKIEKIPGNIGDKIEFKNILIIYDKNQINIGNPIIPGAKIIAQLILHGKNKKIKIIKFRRRKHFRKTQGHRQLFTNIKILKIQYLI